The following are from one region of the Nicotiana tabacum cultivar K326 chromosome 3, ASM71507v2, whole genome shotgun sequence genome:
- the LOC107777741 gene encoding B3 domain-containing protein LOC_Os12g40080 produces MLNPVYLEVPTGEVWEVEVVLSQGQICLGIGWQDFSDFYSISCGHFLMFGYNARSHFNVTIFDLSASEIEYPYSSAHGIHTPISYSHETHHAPERDQSESDDSVEILEGIPRSQKPNAIIPDMVENSVENLDHCPLVQSSKRQRQEGDAEDDVSVDMHIKKMKVEKLREDVASPSFIRKGQKRNKGCRTHKQQSESVYGQHKSVMDKERAVAYQRAKAFKSKNPFIISFMQPSYVFSPFSLSVALKFARKYFLENYGNLVLRVPGKGRGSWSVKCTTRGTNATVYSGWKAFVLDNKLKCGDACVFEVIKGTRLFIDVTIFRAAWSTLMHKIVGEVPGGSDSKSNVIKTDNCVPCSQLKVVHTKKLKQRTEEHGEGTEIEHSVEILGNYPLVHGSKRNRPEGEAEGDVSIDLHTKSINVENTQKHVTSPSITRKTKRSGESCRMHKQQSKLVYAMNKTVLDKEMSIAYQRAKAFKSENPFVIYFMQPSYVSKPYSLQISLLFAVKYFREKCGNLVLRVPGRGSWPVKYALGKSKSKICFSWKAFVLDNKLNFGDVCVFELIKGGTKPILDVTIFRAAKSKPMHKIDAKLARVSDHKNKTIKTEKSVPCSQHKIFHSKKLNLEKKQKGDSDGFTSKIKEEFSEDTGKHVQQSKSSCKGSAVAKEMVLAYQRAKAFTSENPFFICLMQPSYVSSASGPVQLSITLERARKFFSTRHSDVVLRVSSKKSWAVKCILGTVNAKLSSGWKEFVLDNNLKVGDVCVFERVISTSELLFNVIIFTSAEGR; encoded by the exons ATGCTAAACCCTGTGTATCTTGAGGTTCCCACTGGAGAAGTATGGGAGGTTGAAGTGGTTCTTTCTCAAGGCCAAATTTGTCTAGGCATTGGATGGCAAGATTTCAGCGACTTCTATTCAATAAGCTGCGgccactttttgatgtttggaTACAATGCTCGTTCCCATTTTAATGTCACTATATTTGATTTGAGTGCATCAGAAATTGAATATCCATACAGTTCTGCCCATGGTATACACACTCCCATTTCTTATTCCCATGAAACACATCATGCACCAGAAAGAGACCAGTCCGAGTCAGATGATTCTGTAGAGATCCTCGAGGGTATTCCCAGAAGCCAGAAACCGAACGCGATAATTCCTGATATGGTTGAAAATTCTGTTGAGAACCTAGACCATTGTCCATTAGTACAGTCCAGCAAAAGACAAAGACAAGAAGGAGATGCAGAGGATGATGTTTCTGTTGACATgcatataaaaaaaatgaaggtTGAGAAGTTGCGAGAGGATGTAGCTTCACCTTCTTTCATAAGAAAAGGCCAAA AAAGAAATAAAGGCTGCAGGACGCACAAGCAACAATCCGAGAGTGTTTATGGTCAACACAAGTCAGTAATGGACAAAGAGAGGGCTGTAGCATATCAAAGAGCAAAAgcttttaagtccaaaaatcCATTTATTATATCTTTTATGCAACCATCTTATGTCTTCTCTCCATTCAGTCTG TCCGTAGCGCTGAAATTTGCCAGGAAGTATTTCCTTGAGAACTATGGCAATTTAGTGCTCCGTGTTCCGGGCAAAGGCAGGGGATCTTGGTCTGTCAAATGCACTACCAGAGGCACAAATGCTACAGTTTATTCTGGTTGGAAGGCATTTGTGCTGGACAATAAGTTAAAATGTGGTGACGCTTGTGTATTTGAAGTGATTAAGGGCACTCGGCTTTTTATAGATGTCACAATATTTCGTGCAGCTTGGAGCACACTAATGCACAAGATAGTTGGAGAAGTGCCAGGGGGTTCTGATAGTAAAAGCAATGTTATCAAAACTGATAATTGTGTTCCATGTTCACAACTCAAAGTAGTTCACACCAAGAAATTAAAGCAGCGGACAG AAGAACATGGTGAAGGCACTGagattgagcattctgttgagaTTTTGGGCAATTATCCGTTAGTACATGGAAGCAAAAGAAATAGACCAGAAGGGGAGGCAGAGGGTGATGTTTCAATTGACCTTCACACCAAAAGTATCAATGTGGAAAACACACAAAAGCATGTCACTTCACCTTCTATCACAAGAAAAACCAAAA GAAGCGGAGAAAGTTGCAGGATGCACAAGCAACAATCCAAGCTGGTTTATGCTATGAACAAGACAGTATTGGACAAAGAGATGTCTATAGCATATCAAAGAGCAAAAGCTTTTAAATCTGAGAATCCATTTGTTATATATTTTATGCAACCATCATACGTCTCGAAACCATACAGTCTG CAAATATCACTCTTATTTGCTGTGAAATATTTCCGAGAGAAATGTGGCAATTTAGTGCTTCGTGTTCCTGGAAGAGGATCTTGGCCTGTCAAATACGCTCTgggaaaatcaaaatcaaaaatttgtttctcttgGAAGGCATTCGTACTGGATAATAAGTTAAATTTTGGAGACGTTTGTGTATTTGAATTGATTAAGGGCGGCACTAAGCCCATTCTAGATGTCACTATATTTCGTGCCGCTAAGAGCAAACCAATGCATAAAATAGATGCAAAATTGGCAAGGGTTTCTGATCATAAAAACAAGACTATCAAAACTGAGAAATCAGTTCCGTGTTCTCAACACAAAATATTTCACAGCAAGAAACTGAATCTTGAAAAGAAGCAGAAAGGAGATTCAGATGGATTCACTTCAAAAATTAAAG AAGAATTCAGTGAAGACACTGGGAAGCATGTGCAACAATCTAAGTCTTCTTGTAAGGGCAGTGCGGTGGCCAAAGAGATGGTCTTAGCATATCAAAGAGCAAAAGCTTTTACATCTGAAAATCCGTTCTTCATATGTCTGATGCAACCATCATATGTGTCTTCTGCCAGCGGCCCGGTGCAATTG TCCATAACACTGGAGAGAGCTAGGAAATTTTTTTCCACTAGACATAGTGATGTGGTACTTCGAGTTTCAAGCAAGAAATCCTGGGCTGTAAAATGCATTCTTGGAACAGTTAATGCTAAGTTGTCCTCCGGTTGGAAGGAGTTTGTGCTTGACAATAACCTAAAAGTAGGTGATGTTTGTGTCTTCGAAAGGGTTATAAGTACATCCGAACTTTTGTTCAATGTCATTATATTTACTTCTGCTGAAGGTAGGTAA